The nucleotide sequence TTTACTCATAATCGTGCTGGTTCCAGTGTTAAATTCATCAGGTTGAGATTTATCATTCAGTCTACTGTATGATAAACAATTAAAAAATTTTTGAAAAATGTTAAAAAATTATAGCATCTTTAACTGTTCAGTTTAAATCCTAGCTGCTGGCAAAATTTCTCTACCAAAACAGGTTGTACTTGTTCAACAGTAATTCCAGGAACTAAGTCACTGAGTTGAATCATTTTCATGCCGGCATAGCCACAAGGGTTAATACGCTGGAAGGGTTCTAAATCCATTGCGATATTGAGGGCTAACCCGTGGAAAGAACAACCTTTACGTATCCGTAATCCAAGAGAGCAAATTTTTGCTTCATTGACGTAGACACCAGGGGCGTCCGGGCGGGCATAGGCTTTCACACCAAAGTGAGCAAGGGTTTTAATGACAGTATCCTCTATCGCCGTAACCAGTTGCCGTACACCAATTCTGGCGCGTTTAATGTCAATCATGACGTACATAACCTGCTGACCAGGGCCATGATAGGTGACTTGTCCACCACGATCGGATTGAATAACCGGAATATCACCGAGGGACAGCAAATGCTCAGCTTTACCTGCTTGTCCTTGAGTAAAGACTTTTGGATGCTGTACCAGCCAGATTTCATCAGGTGTATTAGTATCTCGCTGCTCAGTAAACAAGTGCATTGCATCAGAAATCGGCTCGTAGGGCTGTATTCCTAATTGACGTAAGAAAATCGTTTTATGTTGCAATTGAAACTTCATTTGATAGCTATAAGATTTGGTCAGTATAACCCTCAGAAGAGCTTCTCACCAGTTTAGTGCATCTGAAACTGTAGTATTCCTGATAGATAAAGAATCCCCTGTAAAATTATAGGGGATTTCTCTTGTGTGTATTACAAGACTACCCGTACCAATTCAAGGTTACCTAACTCTTCATATAGCGTTTCTACTTGTTCAATATGAGTCGCATTGATAGTAATGGACACTGAGTGGTAGTTACCTTTGCTGCTTGGCTTCACTTGTGGAGAGTAATCGCCCGGCGCATGACGTTGAACCACTTCAACGACCTGATTGACTAGCTCAGGCTCCGCTAAGCCCATCACTTTGTAAGTGAATGAACAAGGGAACTCAAGCAGTTCATTTAATTTGGTTTTCATGGGCGCTCCTGTTTTGCTTTCCGCGATACGTACGGTCAGTTTCTTCTGTAAAATTTGATACTTTCCTCCGCCTTAAAAACACGGAGATGCTTATTGCGATCGGGTAGTAACCCGATTTTATCGCTTAATTGTCTCAAGAATTAGCCAAACCAATGATGAAATAGTAGTTTGATGTAATCGATAAAGCGGCCGAAGATGCTGCCTTCTTTTATTTCATTCATCACGACTAAAGGCTGCTGTTCAATAGTCTTG is from Photorhabdus laumondii subsp. laumondii and encodes:
- the lipB gene encoding lipoyl(octanoyl) transferase LipB, whose product is MKFQLQHKTIFLRQLGIQPYEPISDAMHLFTEQRDTNTPDEIWLVQHPKVFTQGQAGKAEHLLSLGDIPVIQSDRGGQVTYHGPGQQVMYVMIDIKRARIGVRQLVTAIEDTVIKTLAHFGVKAYARPDAPGVYVNEAKICSLGLRIRKGCSFHGLALNIAMDLEPFQRINPCGYAGMKMIQLSDLVPGITVEQVQPVLVEKFCQQLGFKLNS
- the ybeD gene encoding DUF493 family protein YbeD is translated as MKTKLNELLEFPCSFTYKVMGLAEPELVNQVVEVVQRHAPGDYSPQVKPSSKGNYHSVSITINATHIEQVETLYEELGNLELVRVVL